Proteins from one Mycobacterium sp. EPa45 genomic window:
- a CDS encoding cellulase family glycosylhydrolase, with product MPDHSCRVAVATRAATTVTAAALIAAMLTPIPAASASSTTSHGPLHLPVVLMAAIDESPTTLGIADSNLYTLSEQDLNKTLDELQSLGVDDVRIAVPWVFVQPTSSQSYDWSKLDMVVNAAADRDMGVLGVISATPVWAGFPLNGHPDPATYAAFASAVATRYQGKISAYEIWNEPNGVTFWAPVSAKAYTELLKAAYPAIKAADPDATVIGGVLGAVGNIPGVSTSAVDFVTQMYADGAHGFFDALSYHPYHYVTPFSKGTEPGEPIQQVAAISALMATNGDAALKLWATEYGLPTSAVSQTQQAAYIHDFVVAWQQVSGAGPMFVYTTRDSATGAFDDEANFGIFNTDWTPKLAADTIRALIVDLADGTADPFDVTPYMPANPFLQAVTVFIRQLINQALVVPKFVVQLISSAIDAVVKTIAGALGIPTAGRTAAPATTRAAPVATRVADAPTQRRAVATSKRQPVASPAPNSQRRTKPVAQQHAQQRAAAGANNGHGSTGRSAR from the coding sequence ATGCCTGATCACTCCTGCCGCGTTGCAGTGGCCACGCGAGCCGCGACGACGGTGACCGCAGCGGCGCTCATCGCGGCCATGCTCACACCGATTCCCGCCGCGTCGGCAAGCTCCACGACGTCGCACGGCCCACTCCACCTGCCGGTCGTGCTGATGGCCGCCATCGACGAGTCGCCGACCACACTGGGCATCGCCGACTCCAACCTCTACACCCTGTCCGAACAAGATCTGAACAAGACACTCGATGAGCTCCAATCCCTCGGCGTGGACGATGTTCGGATAGCAGTGCCGTGGGTCTTCGTGCAGCCCACCAGCTCTCAGAGCTATGACTGGTCGAAGTTGGACATGGTGGTCAACGCGGCCGCCGACCGCGACATGGGAGTGCTCGGCGTGATCAGCGCTACCCCCGTCTGGGCCGGCTTCCCGCTCAACGGGCACCCCGACCCGGCCACGTACGCGGCTTTCGCGTCGGCTGTCGCCACCCGCTACCAGGGCAAGATCTCGGCGTACGAGATCTGGAACGAGCCGAACGGCGTGACGTTCTGGGCTCCGGTCAGCGCCAAGGCCTACACCGAGCTGCTCAAGGCCGCCTATCCCGCGATCAAGGCGGCCGACCCAGACGCGACGGTCATCGGTGGGGTCCTCGGTGCGGTCGGCAACATCCCTGGCGTGTCGACCAGTGCGGTCGATTTCGTCACACAGATGTATGCCGATGGGGCACATGGCTTCTTCGACGCGCTGTCCTATCACCCCTACCATTACGTGACCCCGTTCTCGAAGGGCACGGAGCCCGGCGAACCCATCCAACAGGTCGCGGCCATCAGCGCATTGATGGCGACCAACGGCGACGCCGCTCTCAAGCTGTGGGCCACCGAATACGGATTGCCCACCAGCGCGGTGTCCCAGACCCAACAGGCCGCCTACATTCACGACTTCGTCGTCGCATGGCAGCAGGTGTCCGGAGCCGGACCGATGTTCGTCTACACCACTCGCGACAGCGCGACGGGCGCCTTCGACGACGAGGCCAACTTCGGCATCTTCAACACCGACTGGACCCCGAAGCTTGCGGCCGACACCATTCGGGCGTTGATCGTCGATCTGGCCGACGGCACCGCCGACCCCTTCGACGTAACGCCCTACATGCCGGCCAATCCGTTCCTCCAAGCCGTTACGGTGTTCATCCGCCAATTGATCAATCAGGCGCTCGTGGTGCCGAAATTCGTTGTGCAACTGATATCCAGCGCCATCGATGCCGTGGTGAAGACCATCGCCGGGGCGCTGGGCATCCCAACTGCCGGCCGCACCGCTGCCCCGGCCACCACACGCGCGGCCCCGGTAGCCACACGAGTCGCCGACGCACCAACCCAGCGCCGAGCGGTAGCGACGAGCAAACGTCAGCCGGTGGCCAGCCCCGCGCCGAATTCACAGCGCCGCACCAAGCCCGTCGCTCAACAGCACGCGCAACAACGGGCAGCGGCCGGTGCGAACAACGGCCACGGCTCCACCGGGCGGTCTGCGCGCTGA